One region of Armigeres subalbatus isolate Guangzhou_Male chromosome 3, GZ_Asu_2, whole genome shotgun sequence genomic DNA includes:
- the LOC134223319 gene encoding chromatin-remodeling complex ATPase chain Iswi-like, protein MSESAGVISSDVQRTVNLDIKESNERKRRHSSTPSDVLESDESINQSSVGMSSLSTADSEFHEAISRDRLRRLEFLESQFSTFAKFIEQRTEHRSPTEATDAKDSNNNRAPGRLRTRKLEWTECKSDEEQQPQLMQFGESPKFICGQLRDYQVEGLNWLIKLFENGINGILADEMGLGKTLQAIAIIGYLKHYKRMTGPHVVIVPLSTIENWKREFERFLPGVRVLHGHCRGDKRHLHEKITASRRSWDVVVTSYQFFVTEHTFFKRLNYQYVVLDEAQRCKNENSLLPKVLRQTNFRNLLFMTGTPINNNLHELWALLNLLLPDLFRNSDDFDEWFKVEDCIDPNHERAVRLKNILQPIMLRRIKADVEATIPPKIKTTFFIPPTRQMNYWSKKVFCKNIDVMKGNGSYSKFAMRNMFPYLREVTLHPYLIPGGEKEETLYVTQDIVDVCSRMIVLDKLLTTLRNRGARILLFSQMVIMLDILQDYFEWKGYKYHKMTGTTRQEERQVMIDEFNAPGSETFIFMITTRTGGIGINLQTADTVIFYDLDWNPQADFQAEDRAHRIGQTKQVHVIRFTVAGTVDEYVHKTSNRKQALDKAIVRKSLGDSTEDAAIIHHRKNLEKVNTIDEAAVDEQLAEMFAEIDRGERNAKDGTLLKNIRFRSRMTRSPSEERELESIKPTPREYVPEFDINRVGPKLRPRPAKRVCVDPVFDLYEE, encoded by the exons ATGAGTGAATCCGCGGGTGTTATCAGTTCCGATGTACAGCGGACAGTTAATTTGGACATTAAGGAGTCTAACGAAAGAAAG CGCCGTCATTCGTCGACTCCGAGCGATGTTCTCGAAAGTGATGAATCCATCAACCAGTCCTCGGTTGGAATGAGTTCCCTATCAACAGCCGATAGTGAATTTCATGAAGCCATATCTCGCGATCGATTACGGCGACTGGAGTTCCTGGAGAGCCAGTTTTCGACCTTCGCCAAATTCATTGAACAAAGGACTGAGCATCGTTCTCCCACCGAAGCCACAGATGCCAAGGACTCGAATAACAACCGGGCACCAGGGAGGCTGCGGACTCGAAAACTGGAATGGACCGAGTGTAAATCGGACGAAGAACAACAGCCCCAGCTGATGCAGTTCGGCGAGTCGCCAAAGTTTATCTGTGGGCAGCTGCGTGACTACCAGGTCGAGGGCTTGAATTGGTTGATCAAGCTTTTCGAAAACGGTATCAACGGAATCCTGGCGGATGAGATGGGCTTGGGAAAGACATTGCAGGCAATTGCGATTATCGGATATTTGAAGCATTACAA GCGAATGACCGGACCTCACGTTGTGATAGTTCCATTGTCGACGATCGAAAACTGGAAACGGGAGTTCGAGCGCTTTTTGCCAGGAGTTCGAGTTTTACATGGCCATTGTCGCGGCGATAAAAGACATCTCCATGAAAAGATAACTGCATCGCGCCGTAGTTGGGACGTTGTGGTGACTTCGTACCAGTTTTTCGTAACAGAGCATACGTTCTTCAAGCGCCTGAACTATCAGTACGTAGTGCTGGATGAAGCGCAACGctgcaaaaatgaaaattcgCTACTACCGAAGGTGCTTCGCCAGACGAATTTCCGTAATCTGCTATTCATGACCGGAACGCCAATAAACAACAATCTGCACGAATTATGGGCACTGTTGAATCTCCTCCTGCCGGATTTGTTCCGCAATTCCGATGATTTCGATGAATGGTTCAAAGTGGAAGACTGCATTGACCCAAATCACGAACGAGCGGTCAGATTAAAGAACATCCTGCAACCGATCATGTTACGACGCATCAAAGCCGATGTCGAGGCAACCATTCCGCCCAAAATTAAGACGACCTTCTTCATCCCACCGACGAGGCAGATGAACTACTGgtcaaaaaaggtattttgcAAAAATATTGATGTCATGAAGGGAAACGGTAGTTACAGCAAGTTCGCTATGAGAAATATGTTTCCGTATTTGCGTGAGGTAACTTTGCACCCTTACCTGATCCCTGGGGGCGAGAAAGAAGAGACACTTTACGTCACTCAAGACATTGTTGATGTATGTTCCCGAATGATTGTGTTGGACAAATTGCTCACGACGCTGCGCAACCGAGGCGCTCGCATCCTACTGTTCTCCCAGATGGTCATAATGTTGGACATTCTGCAGGATTATTTCGAATGGAAGGGATACAAGTACCATAAAATGACGGGAACTACCAGACAAGAAGAGCGACAAGTAATGATCGACGAGTTCAACGCACCCGGATCGGAAACATTTATCTTCATGATCACGACTCGAACGGGTGGTATCGGAATCAACCTTCAAACCGCCGATACGGTCATATTCTACGATCTCGATTGGAACCCCCAGGCGGATTTCCAAGCGGAGGATCGCGCTCATCGCATTGGACAAACGAAGCAAGTTCACGTGATACGGTTCACAGTGGCTGGTACCGTGGACGAGTACGTGCATAAGACTTCGAATCGCAAACAAGCCCTGGATAAGGCCATCGTTCGGAAGAGTCTGGGAGATAGCACCGAAGATGCTGCgatcatccaccaccggaaaaATCTCGAAAAGGTGAACACAATCGACGAGGCGGCCGTTGACGAGCAGTTGGCCGAAATGTTTGCCGAAATCGATCGAGGCGAGAGGAACGCCAAGGACGGTACGCTGCTGAAGAACATCCGCTTCAGGAGCAGGATGACGCGATCGCCGTCGGAGGAGCGAGAACTTGAGAGCATCAAACCAACCCCCAGGGAGTACGTTCCCGAGTTCGATATTAACAGAGTAGGGCCTAAGTTGCGTCCTCGCCCGGCAAAAAGAGTTTGCGTTGATCCAGTGTTTGATTTATATGAGGAATGA